The genome window CAAGAGGAAAGAATAAATCTAGAATAAAAGAGGAGTTGTGGGAGGGGCTGCTACAAGAGGAAAGAATAAATCTAGAATAAAAGAGGAGTTGTGGGAGGGGCTGCTACAAGAGGAAAGAATAAATCTAGAATAAAAGAGGAGTTGTGGGAGGGGCTGCTACAAGAGGAAAGAATAAATCTAGAATAAAAGAGGAGTTGTGGGAGGGGCTGCTACAAGAGGAAGCGGGGAGAAGTTGAAACAAAGAACCTTTCTTTCAAAGTGTGTTTTCTGGATAATTCCCCATACAGCATTCCTAACGTTCAAAAAAGGTGTTAGAGTCTATACTTCTCCTCTGGCTCTGGTTTTGGCTCTGTtgcccagctgcccactgctggTTCCAGGCCCCACTTGGATCTTGAAAGGACATTTTCCCCAGATTAATTTATAAATTTGAAACTCAAACCCATTGAAAAATAGTTTTCAAACTAAAAGTGGCTTGAAAGAGCGTATGATGGTGGACTCATGAGAGATGTTGATATGATCATCATAATTTAGGTCTGTGGCAGAATTTAACTTCATAAGATAACAAATAAGTCAATTATTGAGCATAGCTCTATTTCATATGCACATGCagtagcggttctgggggggggggggcagtgcccctgtgacaacaattttggacccccttgtggcccccctaaatgtggagtatgaaatcatttttacataacacatttttgctatcgttcttttttacatccgttattagacagtggcaacgatgatgattatgaacatggtcttttgcctgctaatgcagtgaagaaaacgatatgacaacaataacgtctaatgtaactggcccctctaacagtacaactggccccagcttggccccccagttgaaatggtctagaaccgccactgagcTCTTAAAATAGTGTTACCTTTTCCAGCATGACTTCCACTGATAAGACTGATTGGATACAGCCCACATTCTGTAGCATATGGTACAACATTTCAAAATGAAGGCAATTTTGACCTAAACTTCATTATATGCTATGGATACAAATTTGGCAACACaataatatttgttttaattATAACACTgactaggcctatagcctaagAGTTTCAAATCAGAATTGGCAAGACTGTCTTTTGCCACAACACCTTCGATACCTCTATGATCCTCTTGCTTATGATGATGGCAACAATAAAGGACAGGCGAGGTTGTAGTCAGCTATGAGCAATCAAATGTGACGGAACGAGGGTCCTCCGAACTTTGCCACAAAAAAATGGCAACCTCCATGCTGTGCAGGAGGACAGCAATATTTAGCTGGGCTATTCGAAGGGTTTCACCCTTAAAATCGTATAATCCTGCCAGCTCACACTGCGGGCTTCTACATCAGATAGCAAATTATAACCCTAAACCACTGAAATTAAATTTGAAAGATCCATACATACCAGATAGGGAAAGCGAGAAAACTCCGGAATGGCAGAAGACAGCGAAGTATGACCGCAAGTTATTCGGGCGGTATGGCTCTTCGTCGGGAATCGACCCTGCAAAGCTGTGGCCCAGCCATGCCCAGCTCGAGGAGATGATAGCAGAGGAGAGGGAATGGAACCCTCCGCTCCAGGTGATGCTGAAGAACGTCGAGGCGAAAACGAAGGAAGCCAATGCGAAACGTCTCGCGAGGTAAACATCCATGCTAACCAAGCTAATACTATCTATCTTTTTAGGACCTGTCAAATGACATGTTTGTTTCTACGCAACGTGCCATACTAGATAACATTGAGAGAAATTGAGAATGGTAATTACTTCATGACATTTGCCTATGTGACTCAAGGCAACTAGTTACATGGGCATGACATCTCTCAATGAGAGGCctcttgtatgtatgtatgtataacaCATAAATATGCTCAACAGTCTGATAGGCTTTGGTTCCAATTCATATTGTTCTTTGATAGTGTTGTGGAAGTACAGCATTTTCTTGACAGGTGGATTAAGCTCTGTCTAACCATAACTTTTTATAGTAGCTTTTATGATGACATGATACTTGGCTAA of Salmo trutta chromosome 1, fSalTru1.1, whole genome shotgun sequence contains these proteins:
- the LOC115201017 gene encoding growth arrest and DNA damage-inducible proteins-interacting protein 1-like, which gives rise to MATSMLCRRTAIFSWAIRRVSPLKSYNPASSHCGLLHQIANYNPKPLKLNLKDPYIPDRESEKTPEWQKTAKYDRKLFGRYGSSSGIDPAKLWPSHAQLEEMIAEEREWNPPLQVMLKNVEAKTKEANAKRLAREKLVAANMAKMPKMVADWRKEKREAKQKLKDEKARRERLLAEARERFGYAMDPRSPKFLEMVSEIEKEEKKKRKLMKRRLKEEQSHVPPAASSG